A genome region from Eremothecium cymbalariae DBVPG#7215 chromosome 4, complete sequence includes the following:
- the TRM82 gene encoding Trm82p (similar to Ashbya gossypii AGL159W) produces the protein MIHPVQFLISSRDGNLLFCVIKNMIQVFKVDVKINNCSLIGEWIDEYDNKQLIKEKVEQEQMRQLAGNATKKMKTNDGSIIEQPCKEPKVPVPGPGAPPLYQYIRCLTLSDDESILVACTDSDKAAVLFKVELENANCLSLLKRQPFPKRPSAITFSADKELILADKFGDVYVTSLECPVTNMTPEPVLGHVSMLTDIAVTKDNLGKQYVLTADRDEHIKISHYPQTFIVNKWLFGHKQFVSTLCVPKWKPNFLFSGGGDDSIYSWDWQEGKLLFKFDVGELVAPYLTDFHFPPERFLLHDGTTRKELSVVKILSFEQLPYLAVIFEATKVIFILECNKSTGELTLHQKLELNSNLVSLAVAEMTNQLVVSLDDRKNGQEELIKFFKYEDGKFTEDESKNSAVSPILKSSLERNTISQVDADSIYPLYHIAQLRKRGDHYS, from the coding sequence ATGATTCATCCAGTTCAATTCTTAATATCCAGCAGAGACGGTAACCTGCTTTTTTGCGTGATCAAGAACATGATCCaagtttttaaagttgacgtcaaaatcaataattGTAGCTTAATTGGTGAATGGATCGATGAGTATGATAATAAACAATTGATTAAGGAAAAGGTTGAGCAGGAGCAAATGAGGCAGCTAGCTGGAAATGCCactaaaaaaatgaaaaccaaTGATGGTTCTATTATTGAACAGCCATGTAAGGAACCTAAAGTGCCTGTTCCGGGTCCAGGTGCCCCACCTTTATACCAATATATTAGGTGCCTAACTTTATCAGATGATGAGTCTATTCTAGTTGCATGCACTGACTCAGATAAGGCAGCGGTACTGTTTAAGGTTGAATTAGAGAATGCAAATTGCTTGTCACTACTTAAACGTCAGCCATTTCCAAAAAGACCCAGTGCGATTACTTTTTCAGCGGATAAGGAGTTAATCCTTGCAGATAAATTTGGTGACGTATATGTGACTTCTCTTGAGTGTCCTGTTACCAATATGACTCCAGAACCTGTTTTAGGTCATGTATCTATGCTTACTGATATTGCAGTTACCAAGGATAATTTAGGAAAGCAGTACGTATTGACAGCTGATAGGGATGAACACATAAAGATATCTCATTACCCCCAGACTTTTATTGTCAATAAATGGTTGTTTGGCCACAAGCAATTTGTTTCAACTCTATGTGTACCAAAATGGAAACCAAATTTCCTATTTagcggtggtggtgatgacTCTATCTATTCATGGGATTGGCAGGAAGGTAAGCTACTATTTAAATTTGATGTTGGTGAATTAGTTGCTCCATATTTAACAGATTTTCACTTCCCTCCGGAGAGGTTCTTGCTTCATGATGGGACTACCAGAAAAGAGTTATCGGTTGTGAAAATACTCTCATTTGAACAACTACCATACCTAGCAGTAATTTTCGAGGCAACAAAGGTGATATTTATACTAGAATGCAATAAATCAACTGGTGAATTAACCTTGCACCAAAAGCTAGAGTTGAATTCTAACTTGGTTTCTTTAGCAGTTGCAGAGATGACTAACCAGCTTGTGGTATCCTTGGATGATCGTAAAAATGGTCAAGAAGAATTaattaaattctttaaatatgAGGACGGTAAATTTACAGAAGatgaatccaaaaattctGCTGTATCTCCTATTCTCAAATCTTCATTGGAGAGGAATACCATTTCACAAGTTGACGCTGATAGCATATATCCGTTATATCATATCGCCCAACTAAGAAAACGGGGTGATCATTATTCATAA
- the RMP1 gene encoding Rmp1p (similar to Ashbya gossypii AGL160W): MGVSVGVKGRSEFQFDNANIVDALNQEFRVIHLLYHRNKNQHRVSVWWKQFNMFKRSVAQVLEVLSKREKTQYDWLKLDSLVGKFLRRQQRRAYYEFNNVVALGQFVTLGVVLLGSLAKVCSIYRELVKVNGHCVTSFRCANGIHDKEMGMQPVIDEELGEEIPEDSFSSLREVVRIPPANMSSISKSEVQSGGGLTTKTTTKKRTKRSGKSAIDDIFG, translated from the coding sequence ATGGGGGTATCTGTGGGGGTGAAGGGGCGAAGTGAATTTCAATTTGACAATGCAAACATTGTAGATGCTTTGAATCAGGAATTTCGTGTGATCCATTTATTGTATCACAGGAACAAAAACCAACATCGGGTTAGTGTATGGTGGAAGCAGTTCAATATGTTTAAGAGGAGTGTGGCACAGGTTCTAGAGGTTTTAAGCAAACGTGAAAAAACGCAGTATGACTGGCTGAAATTAGATTCGCTTGTTGGTAAGTTTTTGAGGCGGCAGCAGCGTAGGGCATATTATGAGTTTAACAATGTGGTAGCCTTAGGACAGTTTGTGACGCTGGGGGTGGTGTTGCTTGGATCGTTGGCCAAAGTTTGTTCGATTTACAGGGAGCTTGTTAAAGTCAATGGTCATTGTGTGACTAGTTTTCGCTGCGCTAATGGAATACATGATAAGGAGATGGGGATGCAACCGGTAATAGATGAAGAGCTTGGTGAGGAAATACCAGAGGATTCCTTCTCTTCATTACGTGAAGTAGTAAGGATACCGCCAGCGAATATGTCTAGTATTTCCAAATCGGAAGTTCAAAGTGGTGGTGGGCTGACCACCAAGACCACCACTAAAAAGAGAACGAAACGCAGTGGCAAGTCGGCAATCGATGACATTTTTGGCTAA
- the ACF2 gene encoding endo-1,3(4)-beta-glucanase (similar to Ashbya gossypii AGL161C) — MLYHRPLMPLPRSPGQLLSYSQGSFSEYRRSVCNCDDDAPPLPPRNYRVAAKTQREDNECFGVNGRSSIPPPLPPRPKIINTNDEIGLERLDMSTGIFTPISSDAPSTKFKKVRHDVALPVNTNNNNKPVQTNKFYGNMLLGSQTSPVWTHPYSLWIDKSSKPGMAVAYIKSSQRVFDTANKPPRYLFSPTGIKSFVFSSTEFKSADDMSVSLNTLKHLSAQVRLQKSDQEYIRFYLVQGMGFVTAIYYNLIPKVYSGVGFKSISGDTSPRSGISKYKIVLKDNAVWTLYVTIPGGQSLQLALQNNAIVGDRSINGGLFQIVPDTNSDIDRAAGCYPITADLTGSVSGSKGNYTLTFTNAGESNSGTSLMYALPHQVENFTSRTVGKINSKLDSTVYGSMTGYLTKAFDMTVEVPSGLGFDPYTTIKGKGGPKYSDDVLSKIREAAASEIDGDVVSESNVDSMYTAGKILAKYAWILYCCQYVIKDSDKVSKLLPKLKEAISRFTGNQQILPLKYDSVWGGIISSGTVYQDYGNAYYNDHHFHYGYHVIAAAIVALVDKDASDGKWLGGNRVWVENLIRDYSNPSSTDIYFPMFRSFDWFTGHSWAKGLFESADGKDEESSSEDVNSAYALKLWGLAVDNKQLAAIGDLSLGVLKTSLNHYFLFTDDNKTQPASFIPNKVSGILFENKLDHATYFGTETQFIHMIHAIPITPASSFIRSPTFVREEWEQILSKIVDKVDDGWKGIMMLNLALYDPKTAYEFFSGSGFQDKYLDNGQSKTWSLTYSGAFK, encoded by the coding sequence ATGTTATATCACAGACCATTGATGCCCTTACCTAGAAGTCCGGGACAATTATTGAGTTATTCTCAGGGTAGTTTTAGCGAGTACCGTCGAAGTGTTTGCAATTGTGACGATGATGCGCCTCCATTGCCTCCTAGAAATTATAGGGTGGCCGCGAAAACACAAAGAGAGGATAATGAATGCTTTGGTGTCAATGGTAGGAGTAGTATACCGCCTCCGTTGCCTCCAAGGCCAAAGATAATTAATACTAACGATGAAATTGGATTAGAAAGATTGGACATGTCTACAGGTATATTTACACCAATATCAAGCGATGCTCCTTCGACTAAATTCAAGAAGGTTAGGCACGATGTAGCTTTACCAGTTAATaccaataacaataataagCCTGTGCAAACCAACAAATTCTATGGAAATATGTTACTAGGAAGTCAAACGTCTCCGGTTTGGACGCATCCTTATTCTTTATGGATTGATAAAAGTTCTAAACCAGGGATGGCGGTTGCTTATATTAAATCATCCCAGCGAGTTTTTGATACAGCAAACAAACCCCCACGATACCTCTTTTCGCCAACTGGTATCAAATCTTTTGTCTTCAGCTCTACCGAGTTTAAATCTGCAGATGATATGAGTGTTTCTTTGAACACTTTAAAACATTTATCTGCTCAAGTAAGATTGCAAAAATCAGACCAAGAATATATCCGGTTCTACTTAGTTCAAGGTATGGGGTTTGTCACTGCAATCTATTACAATTTAATTCCTAAGGTGTACTCTGGTGTTGGATTCAAATCTATATCTGGAGATACCTCTCCTCGTTCTGGTATTAGTAAGTACAAGATTGTCCTAAAAGATAATGCTGTCTGGACCTTATATGTAACAATCCCAGGAGGCCAATCTTTGCAGTTAGCTTTGCAGAATAATGCAATTGTTGGTGACAGAAGTATCAACGGTGGTCtatttcaaattgttcCTGACACAAATTCAGATATCGATCGTGCCGCTGGTTGTTACCCAATTACTGCTGATCTTACTGGGTCTGTAAGTGGTTCAAAAGGTAATTATACCTTGACCTTTACCAATGCCGGTGAGTCTAACAGTGGTACGAGCTTGATGTATGCTTTACCTCACCAGGTCGAAAACTTTACGTCCCGTACTGTTGGGAAAATTAATTCAAAGCTTGATTCTACTGTGTATGGTTCCATGACTGGGTATTTAACCAAAGCCTTCGATATGACGGTAGAAGTTCCTTCCGGCTTAGGGTTTGACCCATATACTACTATAAAAGGTAAAGGTGGTCCCAAGTACTCTGATGATGTATTGTCAAAGATTCGGGAGGCTGCTGCGTCAGAAATTGATGGAGATGTTGTAAGCGAAAGTAATGTTGATTCGATGTACACAGCTGGTAAGATCTTGGCAAAATATGCTTGGATATTATACTGCTGCCAATATGTGATAAAGGACTCTGACAAAGTATCAAAACTTTTAccaaaattgaaagaagCAATAAGTCGCTTTACTGGTAATCAACAGATATTACCATTAAAATATGATAGTGTTTGGGGAGGTATTATATCCTCTGGTACAGTATATCAAGATTATGGTAATGCATATTACAATGATCATCATTTCCACTATGGTTACCATgtaattgctgctgcaattGTTGCTCTTGTTGACAAAGATGCAAGTGATGGTAAATGGCTCGGGGGAAATAGAGTATGGGTTGAAAACTTAATCAGAGATTATTCCAATCCAAGCTCCActgatatatatttccCTATGTTCAGGAGTTTCGATTGGTTCACAGGCCATTCATGGGCCAAAGGATTATTCGAAAGTGCTGATGgtaaagatgaagaatcCAGTTCTGAAGATGTTAATTCCGCATACGCGTTAAAGCTATGGGGGTTGGCCGTGGATAATAAACAGTTGGCCGCCATTGGAGACTTGTCGTTAGGTGTCCTAAAAACCTCACTAAACCATTACTTCCTTTTCACGGACGATAATAAGACTCAACCAGCATCCTTCATTCCAAACAAAGTAAGTGGTATATTATTCGAAAATAAACTCGACCATGCAACTTACTTTGGTACTGAAACTCAATTCATCCACATGATCCACGCCATCCCAATCACTCCAGCCTCCTCTTTTATCAGATCGCCTACATTCGTACGTGAAGAATGGGAACAGATTTTATCTAAAATTGTTGACAAAGTCGATGACGGGTGGAAAGGTATCATGATGTTAAACCTTGCATTGTACGACCCTAAAACTGCTTATGAGTTTTTCAGTGGTTCAGGCTTCCAAGATAAATACCTAGACAATGGTCAAAGTAAAACTTGGTCATTGACTTATTCTGGGGcattcaaataa
- the SEC1 gene encoding Sec1p (similar to Ashbya gossypii AGL162C 1-intron), whose amino-acid sequence MLNLIELQRSYILSFIDNIETEHGIKFLVVDDTVDELLSCLFADRRELLGHVTAVDKIDSKTRKGQPSMEVIYFLSPNKFNINCIDADFSNMPPRYKRNHIRFLPGLDQQLAKYLNSRQHITHNMASLAEIKCGFYPKGLWYFETIGIDQPLQIFFNNQCVDLIERNIQKIVQSLLNICIITGEYPIIRYSEPSQEVSSLCRPTVLVKKLAFEFQHALDNYARQNEDFPPPNMRPRSIFIITDRTLDIFSALVHDFTYQSLAYDLVSDVNLVTNVYKYEAQNEKGEKEEKTSKLSDLLDPDWVELKYQHIADAGEALTAKINEIISKNPLLVDRSKVKTTTDLLSVVAHLKDFDEERRRVTLHKTLIDKCLQISKDRNLVESSELEQTLCSFGLDIDGNRVKQLADRLLEVLANENASITDKVRYIIEYALFRGGLIEPDFVKLLSFIGVGANHNYFKHFMQLFRNFNYIGFKLIKSNPKDDGFKKDWMHSSIMNDPNSYQTSRFIPSIGNILSSVINNPLLLSEELFPYVKDKPIELLDPDLKVTLESNNSSTSLRNPRHKAAWAKTNNQTKAPKQRIFYFILGGITHVELKAAYSQAESKNRDIFIGSDSTITSLQFMQSMEKLSENRAHLRLKDDLRLQSEAPDYLFDRSSRSIGVDQPTPVVTQRNNNMHIKAPVLQTQLDESTDKDKDKDKKRHKFTKFLRK is encoded by the exons ATGTTAAACTTGATAGAATTGCAAAGAAGTT ATATCCTATcatttattgataatattgaaactGAACATGGGATTAAATTTTTAGTGGTTGATGATACTGTTGATGAACTGTTAAGTTGTTTGTTTGCTGATCGTAGGGAGTTATTGGGGCATGTGACTGCTgttgataaaattgattCAAAGACTCGAAAGGGGCAGCCGTCAATGGAggtaatatatttcttaaGTCCTAATAAGTTTAACATTAATTGTATTGATGCAGATTTTAGTAATATGCCTCCGAGGTATAAGAGAAATCATATTAGGTTTTTACCCGGTTTAGATCAGCAATTGGctaaatatttgaattctaGGCAACACATTACTCATAATATGGCTTCATTAGCGGAAATTAAATGTGGGTTTTACCCAAAGGGATTATGGTATTTTGAGACTATTGGTATTGATCAGCCtttgcaaatattttttaacaatCAATGTGTGGATTTAATAGAaagaaatatccaaaaaattgttcaaagttTACTGAATATCTGTATTATAACGGGTGAATATCCAATTATTAGGTACTCAGAGCCAAGTCAGGAAGTTTCTTCATTATGTAGACCAACGGTTCTAGTTAAGAAACTAGCCTTTGAATTTCAACATGCCCTTGATAATTACGCACGTCAAAATGAAGACTTCCCTCCTCCAAATATGAGACCAAGATCGATTTTCATAATAACAGATCGAACTCTGGATATTTTCAGTGCATTAGTCCATGATTTTACGTATCAATCTTTGGCTTATGATTTGGTTAGTGACGTGAATTTAGTCACTAACGTTTATAAGTATGAGGctcaaaatgaaaagggggaaaaagaggaaaagaCATCTAAATTATCAGACCTATTAGATCCGGATTGGGTTGAATTAAAGTACCAACATATTGCAGATGCAGGTGAAGCTTTGACAGCAAAAATAAACGAAATAATCTCTAAAAATCCTTTACTCGTGGATAGAAGTAAAGTGAAAACTACGACGGACTTATTAAGTGTTGTCGCACATTTAAAAGactttgatgaagaaagaagaagggtTACCTTACACAAAACTCTCATTGATAAATGTTTACAGATTTCAAAGGACCGTAATCTAGTTGAATCATCAGAATTGGAGCAAACTTTGTGCAGTTTTGGTCTCGATATTGATGGTAATCGGGTTAAACAACTGGCAGATCGGCTACTGGAGGTTTTAGCGAATGAGAACGCTTCTATAACTGACAAAGTCCGTTACATCATTGAATATGCTCTGTTTAGGGGTGGTCTTATCGAGCCGGATTTTGTCAAATTATTATCTTTTATCGGTGTTGGCGCGAATCACAATTATTTCAAGCATTTTATGCAACTGTTCAGAAACTTCAACTATATAGGGTTTAAATTGATTAAGTCAAATCCCAAAGATGatggttttaaaaaagactGGATGCATAGCAGTATCATGAACGACCCAAATAGCTACCAGACCTCCCGATTTATCCCTTCAATTGGAAATATTTTATCTAGTGTTATCAATAATCCATTATTACTGAGTGAAGAGTTATTTCCATATGTCAAAGACAAACCAATCGAATTACTTGATCCAGATTTGAAGGTTACTTTGGAGTCAAACAATTCCTCAACCTCACTGAGAAATCCTAGACACAAGGCTGCATGGGCAAAGACAAATAACCAAACAAAAGCTCCAAAACAGAggattttttattttatccTTGGGGGTATAACGCATGTTGAATTAAAGGCGGCATATTCACAAGCTGAGTCAAAAAATAGGGACATATTTATTGGTAGTGATTCCACGATCACCTCACTACAGTTTATGCAATCTATGGAAAAATTGTCCGAAAACAGGGCTCATCTAAGGTTAAAAGATGATTTGCGTCTTCAGTCAGAAGCACCAgattatttatttgatagAAGTAGCAGATCAATTGGAGTAGATCAGCCGACACCTGTTGTTACTCAACGCAATAATAACATGCATATTAAGGCCCCCGTACTTCAAACGCAACTTGATGAATCTACAGATAAGGACAAAGACAAAGACAAAAAACGCCACAAGTTTACCAAGTTTCTACGAAAGTAA
- a CDS encoding uncharacterized protein (similar to Ashbya gossypii AGL163W), which translates to MNNRRGFDFDNEFAKLSEFRQKEINLLKHDDILKRRLEIETRIRNRSRLYLDDIRYFAKGRYDKTSLCYMNTMLMDNDRLRTGCHLHNMITNTQPSNAGSGERSNDGASCSVGQSCESTTARGSTAGELVKNNSGDEKDRSIVRIGRKNLEEYECNNDPTMVKEIIKNTEIAKILLGSKAATVKKEVQPPLSLPPKPRCLALSLKRRLDPTNVDHFNHKKFKRYKDYKNTEEDKNITECTSATVAFKVSSSASCDKQDGLSIMGASASDFKNQLIDPNNISAAAPCNMPYEDSNSNSDFFKPDESETNAKSIFPCEQISSAPSMTCGTSIQNSYSSDIAMQTPNGRESPMTLVGPTNVPDSREGISVDRSSISRDSQNVSSENVVTTKFPNATKNSQKNRILETCQDHITLNKTTDDSEGPRDIAVPTKKKSKKTRTKSSSRLEQRVSSSNDNASPPIKPFIPRALKKMRKLARKYDL; encoded by the coding sequence ATGAATAATAGGAGAgggtttgattttgataatGAGTTTGCAAAGTTGTCTGAGTTTAGACAAAAGGAGATCAATTTGTTAAAACATGATGATATACTGAAAAGGAGACTGGAGATAGAAACGAGGATCCGAAACAGAAGCAGATTATATCTAGATGATATACGATATTTTGCTAAGGGTAGATATGATAAAACTTCATTATGCTATATGAACACAATGCTAATGGACAATGATCGCTTGCGTACAGGTTGCCACCTGCACAACATGATTACGAATACTCAACCCTCTAATGCTGGGTCTGGGGAACGTTCAAATGATGGTGCAAGTTGCAGCGTAGGTCAGTCCTGTGAGTCAACAACTGCTAGGGGAAGTACAGCAGGTGAACTCGTTAAAAACAATTCTGGCGATGAAAAAGATAGAAGTATTGTAAGAATTGGTCGGAAAAACCTAGAAGAGTATGAGTGCAATAACGATCCAACAATGGTTAAAGagatcattaaaaataccGAAATTGCGAAAATTCTCTTAGGATCGAAAGCTGCAACTGTTAAGAAAGAAGTACAACCCCCTTTGTCTCTGCCCCCAAAACCCAGATGTCTAGCATTGAGTCTTAAGAGAAGGTTGGATCCTACCAACGTTGACCATTTTAATCATAAGAAATTTAAGCGCTACAAAGATTATAAAAATACCgaagaagataaaaatataaccGAATGTACTTCCGCCACAGTAGCTTTCAAGGTCTCTTCTTCGGCCTCATGTGATAAACAGGATGGTCTGAGTATTATGGGTGCATCTGCATCCgattttaaaaatcaaTTAATTGATCCTAATAATATTAGTGCCGCCGCACCATGCAACATGCCTTATGAAGACTCCAACAGCAACTCAGATTTCTTCAAACCTGACGAATCAGAAACAAATGCTAAATCTATATTCCCTTGTGAGCAGATATCCAGTGCACCATCTATGACTTGTGGAACTTCTATTCAaaattcatattcatcTGACATAGCGATGCAGACACCCAATGGTCGTGAATCTCCTATGACACTTGTTGGTCCGACAAATGTACCTGACAGTCGAGAAGGAATTTCCGTTGACCGGAGTAGTATTTCAAGAGACTCCCAAAACGTTTCATCAGAAAATGTAGTAACAACAAAGTTTCCTAATGCCACTAAAAACTCTCAAAAGAACCGTATTTTAGAGACCTGCCAAGATCATATTACGCTTAATAAAACCACAGATGATTCTGAAGGCCCCCGAGATATCGCTGTACCGACTAAGAAAAAATCTAAAAAGACTAGAACAAAGTCTAGTTCAAGACTAGAACAAAGAGTTTCAAGCAGTAATGATAATGCTAGTCCACCTATCAAGCCTTTCATACCAAGAgctttgaaaaagatgcGAAAACTAGCCCGTAAATATGATTTATaa
- the DPH6 gene encoding diphthine--ammonia ligase (similar to Ashbya gossypii AGL164W), with product MKFVALFSGGKDSCYNILHCIKNGHQLVALANLHPKDENQQELDSFMFQTVGHDIVSYYGDCIGLPLFRQAINANSSRNVALNYSQTDGDEVEDLYVLLQRVKDEIPEVEAVSVGAILSSYQRTRVEDVCFRSGLVVLSFLWQRNELELMTEMCSMSIQGGDEAESSDGLPKMDARLIKVAAIGLDQKHLGKSLPEVFPTLLDLNSKYEVHICGEGGEFESMVLDAPFFERGKLEMISLEYMPHQNDGVYNAKLTVKFVPRNLKTPVIDQLQELPVPSLENEWVEIYKTMMNGDLEEVQEPCLDYSEHHVVSGENIVNNMLYINNLRPRVEGSLIDQASDVFNQLDEILKRRGVFRSQILSSSLLLSDMRNFSEINGIYSSFFDISKVGPLPPSRACIESSLLPSNICLQLSVILDTQTSVVQRGKVSANDDKDGLHVQSRSYWCPCNIGPYSQVTWAKNDKNKVVYTSGQIALLPSSMDLCVTLLNEPKNDLNVGISQAVLSLRHFHTLKNTVGAQNQLSMICYISDAYMAPIVSEAWTLYCSDMSIDSQNTLITVLVSHLPKDALCEWGGIAYNEKYVVDEDTDFDGSFKSRTRDIESLVSQSVVGSNNYNSIFIENNELIRKFTTLFIDNDEDVVNIIKKLTNCQIALYYSPIRSVTLPMESHVEYVPVNGVYDESGDLKKYALSIKH from the coding sequence ATGAAGTTTGTTGCCTTATTTTCAGGTGGGAAGGATTCCTGctataatattttgcaTTGTATAAAAAATGGTCATCAACTAGTTGCATTGGCCAATCTACATCCAAAAGATGAAAATCAACAGGAGTTAGATAGTTTTATGTTTCAGACAGTTGGACATGATATTGTTTCATACTATGGTGACTGTATTGGGTTGCCTCTGTTTAGACAAGCTATCAATGCGAATAGTTCTCGGAATGTTGCATTGAATTATTCACAAACTGACGGTGATGAGGTGGAGGATTTGTATGTTCTTTTGCAGCGTGTTAAAGATGAGATTCCTGAAGTTGAGGCAGTTAGTGTGGGTGCTATTTTGTCTTCATACCAGCGTACTAGAGTTGAAGATGTCTGTTTTAGGTCAGGGTTAGTTGTCCTCAGTTTTCTATGGCAACGGAATGAACTTGAGTTAATGACTGAAATGTGTTCAATGTCAATTCAGGGTGGTGATGAAGCAGAAAGTAGTGATGGGTTGCCTAAAATGGATGCCAGACTGATTAAAGTTGCTGCTATAGGTTTGGACCAGAAGCATCTAGGGAAATCTTTACCTGAAGTTTTCCCTACTTTACTGGATttaaattccaaatatgaAGTCCACATCTGCGGTGAAGGTGGTGAGTTTGAATCCATGGTGTTAGACGCACCATTTTTTGAACGCGGTAAATTAGAAATGATATCTTTAGAATATATGCCTCATCAAAATGATGGTGTGTACAATGCGAAGTTAACCGTTAAGTTTGTTCCTCGTAATTTAAAGACGCCTGTAATTGACCAATTACAGGAGTTGCCTGTACCCTCTCTTGAAAATGAATGGGTCGAGATATACAAGACCATGATGAATGGGGATCTAGAGGAGGTTCAAGAACCTTGTTTAGATTATTCGGAGCATCACGTTGTTTCAGGAGAAAATATTGTCAATAACATGttgtatattaataatttgaGACCAAGAGTTGAGGGTAGCTTGATAGATCAGGCGTCTGATGTATTCAACCAACTGGAcgaaattttaaaaaggcGTGGAGTTTTTAGGTCTCAGATattatcatcttcactACTACTTTCTGACATGAGAAATTTCTCTGAAATCAATGGGATATACAGTTCATTCTTTGATATCTCTAAAGTGGGGCCACTACCACCATCTAGAGCTTGTATTGAATCAAGTTTACTTCCAAGTAATATATGCTTACAGCTATCTGTGATACTAGATACCCAAACTTCAGTTGTACAGAGGGGTAAGGTTTCGGCTAACGATGATAAGGACGGTTTACATGTGCAAAGCAGGTCCTATTGGTGTCCCTGTAACATTGGCCCATATTCTCAGGTAACATGGGCCAAGAATGACAAAAATAAGGTAGTTTATACAAGTGGACAAATTGCTTTATTACCAAGCTCAATGGATCTATGTGTTACGCTGCTTAACGAACctaaaaatgatttaaatGTTGGTATTTCTCAAGCCGTTCTCTCACTACGCCATTTTCACACCTTAAAAAATACTGTAGGCGCTCAGAATCAATTATCCATGATTTGTTACATTTCAGATGCGTATATGGCTCCTATAGTGTCTGAAGCATGGACACTCTATTGTTCTGATATGTCCATTGATAGCCAAAATACGTTAATAACAGTACTCGTCTCCCACCTACCTAAGGACGCTCTTTGTGAATGGGGAGGGATCGCTTATAATGAGAAATATGTCGTTGATGAAGACACAGACTTTGATGGCTCGTTTAAAAGTCGAACTCGTGACATTGAATCGCTGGTTTCCCAGTCCGTTGTTGGATCAAATAACTATAATAgtatttttattgaaaataacGAGCTTATAAGAAAATTTACCACCTTATTCATTGATAATGACGAGGATGTAGTTAATATCATTAAGAAACTTACAAATTGTCAAATAGCGTTATACTACAGTCCAATTAGAAGCGTAACACTACCTATGGAATCGCATGTAGAATATGTCCCCGTAAATGGAGTATATGATGAGTCTGGAGATCTGAAAAAGTATGCTCTAAGTATTAAACATTAA